ATCGAGGTGTGgccgtgctgcaggagggaCGATGGCAGGAGAAGGACGGAGCACGGGCAGCCAGATTGGCAGGAGTACAACCAAAACAGGAGGAATGGGGCGTACATGTGTGTGTGGGCAGTTCTGCAAGACTGAGAATAGTGCTAGGAGTCAAAGCTAAGGGACAGGAGATGTCCTATGTGTGGATGTTGGATGAAAGGctttaaaacatcaaaataGTAAgtgttttttcctcatttttctatTCAATTATTGGTTGCGGTTACAAAATGGCATTTATAACCCTACTGCCAAGTCAGTTGCTAGTGGCAATGGTTTAAAAGCTGACCATGTTAACTATTCTAGTGCTCAACAAAGTGTAGAAGAAAGGACAGGCATTAGCATACAGTGAAGACGGTGAAGtgtgtggaggaggaaggacacTGACAGTCTGCCCAGAAAGCTCTGAAGATGTATCAGGTCAGATGAGGagtccttttaaaaaacatagcaagatttctttgtttccaaaatgaGATTCAGCTTTTAAAGTAATACGTGAGCCATCTTCTGTGCCAATGGATAACGCCTTCTTTAATGAAGACACCCCATGAACTATGCTTATGTGAGACCCTGAAAGAATTCAGTGGTATCAAAATGGAAGATTTTGACTAAATTTATGCTCAAATTCTGATAGGGAAGTCACCTTTTTGGTTCTTTTAGCAGCTGAGTTCATACCCACTGTGATGCAGTCAAAACCTGAAAGTATAGAGTAACCCCAGAAGAGGGTCTGTGGTACTTGCAGGTAGAAAAAGCATGTACGGAAAATGGACTTACAGAAGTCACCATCTTAACAAGGCCAGCCAGGTCCCTTTCTTTCCAGGTCACACACTGAAATCTCCACAGGGACAAGAATTACAAGACACATTGCATCTACCTGGAGGCACCTGAAGAAAGGTGGAAGGGAGGGCTCCAACAAGGAAGGAGAAACTCACTGGTGGTAGATGCCAGCAGCTCCCTTCAAGCCTGGTGGCTTCACTGCAGGACAGGGCACGGATGGGCACACAGCTGTACTCCAGCGTAACTCAGAGATGCTGGCCTCAGCCGCTCTTGCTGGATCGGTTTTCCCACCACCAGCTCTTGGATGAGCATATTCCCACTGTCACGCGTCATGTCCCCAGCAAGGGAGCTGAATACAAACCGTTggtgagctgctgcagctcacaAACCACTGGGCCACCACCTCTGAGTTACAGTGTACCAACCCTGAGCCACAGAccagcagacagaaaaaaaaatcagctattttataataaaatgcaTTGCTAGACAATTAAGAAAAGTCTGGCAATATTTTGCTGTCAAAGTAGTGAATACTGCTTGTCAAAAATAATGATGCTACTAATAAAAATCCTTGTGAAAAATAGAGACATTTAGATACATCTATACAACTGCTTTCATCCCATGGGTTCAGAGAATTTTATAGCAGTAGCCTACAGGAGATGTCCGCAACCTCTTTTCTTGCACAGGCATGGGAGCAGACTCATTTTagttgcagaaagaaaatgtgtggtCATATCCTACCATTTGACTTTTTCTAACTTGTAAATAATTCCACTCATTTGTATGACTCTGTCACATGCTTAAAATATGGATATGAAATAGAAATATGTAAAATTCCACAGCTTTCCCATTTTCTCTAATGACCTTTCATATTGCACGGCTTACTTAAATTACAGCAGTTTTGGTGATCTGTGTGacctgggcaggcaggagcagggaaacATACAGGTATGCCAAATAATCTAGGGGAGGAAAATATTCCACAGCTGGAAGGAAGCAGCATGTGAATATGAATCTGAGACTCTCATCAGCGATGTCCAAGCTGAGAAAGCTGTACAACTATGCCAATGCCTCCTTTGGCAGGTAGACATGTGGCTGTGGCTGTTCAGAAATCTCcagggaagaaggcagcaacCAACAGCATATAAAGAAGTTAGGCTATTGgggtggaagaagagaaaagacatcACTTGGTGATGGACATCAGTGGTTTCATTTTTGCACATATTGCCAATCAGTTACACTAACAAAACCAGTCGTCAATGCTGAAGTTAATGGTGGTTTGGGGATAAGGCACTCCAACCAAGGAAGACATGGGCATGGCAACACACTGCCAAGGAGCCAAAGGCAGCAGAATGGGGATGGAAGGAGGTATAAGGAAAAGAGTTGAAGAACTGCTGGCCTGGAAAACTGTTTAGAGTGATTTCCATCTTTATGATGGTAAATGGATCTTAAAACATTTTGCCTCTGGAGTTCTGAAAGAACATTTCCAGACTACAAATGGTTTTATGTAAATAAAGGTTCAGAAACCTACCACCTGCAAGGAAGCAGAAAGGTAACCTGGAAAACAACAGACAACAGAAAAACCCATGTTCAGCCTAACACTACCACAGCCTTCCCTATAGCTTCACACCTCTGCAAATTATCTGCCAAAACGCATAAAGCTCAAGATAAACAAATCTCTTCCACAACTTGGCATACGAAAAAAGGGTCTGAACTGAAATGGTAATTGAGTTTTAGAGACCCATCCATTTGCTGTCATCATGCCATCTGTCTCCCTGGCAGAGTCCTGATAGTTTGCATTGGCAGCTTTGATTGCCAAAGCTCATGTATTAAGTTAGAGCTACCTAGTCTTCCCACACATGgtttcttattatttttctacagGCCTGCTATTCTAGATGATTGACAGAACTACAGGATACTGTGTACTCccagaagcataatatattttgacatttttacacttttttttaaaatcagaaatatagATAATTTTCTATTGTGGTTTGTAAGCAACCTGCAGAGACCAAGTCCATCAGAGTCCAGAGAAAGTCTTACTTCTCAGGGACTGACCACAGGTAAAGAAGATCACAGGTGCTGGTGTATATATGTGTTAAGTATTTGCTATCACCAGGGTAATAAATGAAAACTGTGGATGCCTTTTGAGGGCAGTACCCCCTGAGGCTGGCTCCAAGTTATTGCGTTACTGTCATAACTACTCACTGCAAAGCATCTTTGACTAAAAGCCAATATGACACCTAGCATAACTCTGCTGACTCCCCTGAAATTACACAGATGATTAATGTTGTCCCTTAAGGTATGAAAGAAGtgataaaattatttacatttcatttatttacacAGAGTGCAACTTTAACTGCAGCAGTGGATGATGTGGGAGCTGCCCTAAAACTTTATTAAGTTACGTTCCCTCAGGTCCTTTGACCATCAACGTGTTTTTTGGCTATGCAAGAAGGAAAGCTTTAATTCCAGCAGGAGTTAATTCACGTTGGGCAGAAGACAGATAAAAACTCCTGGCAGTCCATTTACTGAGACGTACACAGTAGTTTGAGGTACCAGAGCCCATCCTACCTTTACACTGGCTGTGTGACAGATTGTGGCCAAATTCAAGAGACACAAGGACTGAGACACTTACCACGGAGTTTACACAAGAGAGGACTATGCTCTGACAAGAGGATTTCAACTCATCGTTTTCATTTCTGCCCCAGGACAGAGAGACTTTTCAGAGTTCCTCATAAGCATCTGGAGCAAGAGAACCCAGTCTGGCAAACAGCTCAGTCCCTGGGGCACTCGGGACGTGGGGCCCTCAGGTCCTCCTTCCTGCTCCCACGTACTCCCACAGTCCTGCTGAGTGTCCTACTAACGCACAGCAGGATTAAGCTCTGCTTCTCAGTCAGTAGGAATTGCTCCATTTTGCAGTAAATTATTACATGTTACTGGAAGAGAAAGGCTGACTCCATCCttcctttgctgtggctcttgGCTGGGATGTTAGCAAACCTCAGGTAAGTCCATGATCCAGTAAATACATGATTATTAACCAGCTTCAACATAAGAAACCTGAGAGATAGCTACCCAGAATAGCCAGCTGCTTGGCTATTAAAGTGCTTACATGAGACACGAGGCATCACGATTCAAGCCCGTAGCCTGAGCTGCAATGCTTTGAACCTTGATTGCCTACGCCCCAAATGGATGCTCTCATGGACCCCTGGAGAGGGAGGGAATCACTCAGTCTTCCTCCCACCCAGAGCTACTACCCTGCACCCGAGACAGCCTTTATGGGATGAATTAGACAAATAGATGAGTTTCATAAAAGCTGGTGCGTGTCCATGAAGAGCTCTGGTTCGGCATTCCCCCCCTCCGCTCCCAAAACTACAGTCCTAACACCAGGGGAGGTCCTAACTTCGGCCAGAGGTAGGGCATCATGAGAGTCTGTCACAGTGCTGGTGTTGGCCATCTCTGAAGATCTTGGGTTTGGAAGACTAGAGTGAGATCAGAAGTGTGGATGGGCTCTGAGGCTGTGAGAACAACCTCACAGTCTGTGCATTTTAgctgtgtttgtgtttgaaCGTTTTGTTGTTACAGGAGAGGAGCGGGTGGTCTGCAAGCGCATTCAAAAAGCATGTCTGGATGTAATAAGCATGAGCTGGAGGTGATGAATGTTAAATGACGTTTAAGTGATGATTACCTGAGTTTTAGAAATTGCCTTGACAGGATGCACACTTACTGAGCAGTCTGGCTGGCAACGGAGCggagctttcagtgctggtgTATATATACAGTGAGTATATGTGTTCCTTTAATCCTTGTTTAACCTAGCAGCTCCACCTACCCTGTAGACAGAAAATCTCACTCATTCATTAAGTACGCCCAGCAAAAACACCTCCTGAGccatttcctctcccttttctgccAGTTCTAAGCGCAGAGGTTCAAAAGATCTGCATGCAGATTCACAATCTAAGTCCATTCACCCTGTCCCCAAGAGCAGATACTACTTGGATGTGCACGTAGGCAGTGGCACTGATTACGCTGGGAATTCCCTCCTAACCTCCAGCCACCAGCTACATATTTTGAATTGGAAGGTACCTCCAGTAAATGGTATTTAGCAGCAAGCAGCATTTAATGTCTCTACTGGAGGGAACCCTGCTCTAGCTAGGGAAGTCCTGTCACTTTTAATTCCTCTGGCTCCATCAATGAGGATGTGAGATAACCCTGACTTTGTAGCACAGATCCTTTTCTCAGAGACTTTCATAGATGTGATCATTCCACAAACATTATCCACTCGCTACAGATCCCAGCCTTCCACTCACTTCTGAGTTCTGAGGAAATCAATGGGCTTACTAATCTGTGTAAAGTAAACAGCATTTTGtccttaaaaataacaacattcAGTCACCTCCAGAATCTGGTGCATTCAGCCAACGTGCTTAAAGATTGCAGAATCAGAATCGTGGAATGATCTAggtcggaagggacctctggagatcacctagtccaacccgCGTTAAAGAAGGGACAACTTCAGAGTTAGATCAGGTCAGTGCTGTCCAGCTGAATTTTGAACATCGCCAAAGATGGAGATTTCACAGCCTTTCTGGACCCAtttcagtgtttgaccactctccaggtgaatatttatttcctaattCCTAACTGGAATATCTGATGTTGTGACTTGCACTCATTGCACCTTGTCCTATCACTGTGCACCTCTAAGAAGAGTATGCCTCCACCTTCTCTACACCCTCGCCTGAGGTAGCTGCAGACAGCAGTAAGATTTTCCCCTTAACCTTCTCTTTTTAAGATCGATAAACTCCATTCTCCCTCTCTTTATACATCATATGCCAGTCCGCTCATCATCTTGATGACCTTCCACTGGACCTCCCCCAGTATGTCAGtgtcttgtactggggaacCCCAAACTGGACATATAATTCCAAGATTTGTTGGATAGAGGCAAGTAGTTACATCCCTTGACCTGATGGCCAGACTCTTGCTCctacaggccaggatgctccAGGATGTGCAATGGCACACTGCAGACTGCAACTTCTTGCCCGAGAGGCCACCCAGAtcctcttctgcaaaatgttgTCTACCCAGTCAGTCCCCAGCCTGTACTGTTGTATAGGGTTCttccatcccaggtgcagacCTTTGCATTTCCACATatgagatatatatatatgtgtctacattttctatttctaattAGTACACAATTGATACATTCAACTCCAGAATCTgctaatatatatttttttaaagtccagTAAGtaagataatgaaaatattcataatttttcattagaaCATAATCTAGTTTTACTTCTTCAGATTTAATACCTTTTATTTCCACTTCcctttaaatgtaatttttgtctATTTGTTCCTGAagcaaaaaataatactttctttTCAGGAGCACGTATTCCATAATTTGTGGTTGATTCTGTTAATTCTGGGCTCCACGGGCTCCACGGGCTCCCACGCAACAAAAAGCTCTCAGTCCTAGCAATTGCTAAGTGTTTTGATCAATTGAATGACAGTCAAGGATGTTTGGCACCTTGCAAACCAGGAATTTTAAATCAGGAGGCTTTATGAAAGCCTGCAAACCCCATTTGTCCTTTGAGTTGTAAGTAAAAAACCTACCCCTTCCAAAATTGTCAGTATTCAtgtgtataaaagaaaaaataatcatctcTCCCCAAAAAAGATGGCAGTATATTTCCAAAATTATGTTATAGTCTCTAAGGCTACATCTGTTCTACTAACCACGATAGGCCAAGTCCTGTTCTCTGGCTCTGAGGATGAATATCACAGCACAGCATGAGTCCATATGGGGAAATTCCCATCCCACCAAAACAAGGTCCTGGACGTGTTTTGGATATGCTGCCTTGTGTTTCACTTGGTAGCATGGAGAAACAAGTAGCAGCACTAGAAAACATCCTGTTTCTTTAGCCCTTGTTGTAGTTACTttgctatttttcattaaaaagtccAGAGAGATTCAGAAGAGAGAGCAGAAAGCACCCGGTTGGTCTTACCCTCCGTATACCGCGAGCACAGGATGCATAGGGTACTCCCCTCAACACCTCTGTTGTGTTTTCTCCCACCACTATCTGAAAGTGCACTTCACCGGCAAGTGTCATTGTCACCGATTCTTCACGCTGATGCCCGCCCTTCCTTCTCGCCCCCAGAGATGCAGACTGCGAGCCCCATGTTAGTGCCTGCCGGCTTCTCACATCATGTGTCAGCTCCAACCCAAAAGCTCTTTGGACCCATCGTCCCGGGACGGTCCGGAGAAGCAGGGTGCcagtgctggcacagccctgcctgaaCGCCGTCCAAGACTTgcaggctggagctggctggcatccCCGCGTGGAGCTGCTGCACGGGGAAACCTGCTCGGTGGGTTTAAATTCTGCCTTCTGCCGTGAGGCCCAGACTCCCACTTCTCACAAGCAGCGTGATAAAAACCAGGTGGAATGCTCAAACATTTCATTAACGGTTAATGTTATTAACGATTAATAACAACAGCCAAGTGATAGATTATTCCTAATAAAAGGCCTGCCAATTGCTAACAAGTTAGGAAATGCCAGAGCAGAAGTTCTCAGAGGAATAATCCCCTGCCACATCCCCCCCACCCAGAAAAACCAGGATTACTAGTGGGTTTGCCGGACACAGACTCTAGCGTATGCGGGAGCCGTAAAATTCCCGTGGCACCTCACTAAGACCTGTTTAGAAGAGCCCAGGTACAATTCCACAGGGATGCTAACTTTCTGCCTCTGACAGGGAACACGCCCCGGGGGGAGAAGCCACCCCGAGCAGACGCGGCGCAGACAAAGCCGGGGCTGCGCCCCGCGCCCTGCGGGCAGCTGCagcgggcagcgggcagcggtCGCCGGCTCTGCCTCCGCCCCGCTCCGACCGGCGCCGGTTCCGAGGGACGGACGATCCGCGCACTGAAATGACTAAGCACGGACTCGCACGCCCCGAGCCGCTCCCCGCCGAGAGGCTGCTCGCTCCGCACCCGcgcacggggagggggggacgaCTCACCTGCCCGCCCCGAGCCCCGCCAGCCAACAGCGCCGACTCCTCCGCAGGGGCAGCCGCTCCTCCGCGCGGgctccgccgccgcggccgccgccagcgccgccccgctccgcgccgccccggAGCCGCGCACCCCGCCGcgcccgcggagccgccgcctcccgccgccggggctggcgcgccggggcgggccgggggctgccgtCAGCCGGCGGCTGACGCAGGGCTCTTCCTGCCGGGGATGAAGACCCCGCCGGCGGGCAGCGCGGAGCCGCCGCGCCCGGCGCCGctcggggcggccgcggcccctcCGCGCCCGCGGTAGGGCGgcgccccccccggccctgcccccgGGGCGCGGGGAGTGCGCAGCGCCGAGCGCCGGCCGCCTCGCCCGGGGGAGCCCGGGTGGCCCCGGAGCCCCCGGCATGGAGCGCCCGCTCAACCTCAGCTGCTTTGCCGATACGGCGCCGGACGCTGGCAACCGGAGCGGGTCCTCCGCCGGCCCGGACGGCGGCCGGGCGCATCTCTCCGTCTTCAGCGTGCTCGTCCTCACCCTGTTGGCCATGCTGGTGGTGGCCACGTTCCTCTGGAACGGGCTGGTCCTGGCCACCATCCTCCGGGTGCGCACTTTCCACCGCGTGCCCCACAACCTGGTGGCCTCCATGGCCATCTCCGACGTGATGGTGGCGGCCCTCGTCATGCCCCTCAGCTTGGTGCGCGAGTTGTCCGGGCGGCGGTGGCGGCTGGGCCGGTCGCTCTGCCAGGTGTGGATCTCCTTCGACGTGCTGTGCTGCACCGCCAGCATCTGGAACGTCACGGCCATCGCCCTTGACCGCTACTGGTCTATCACCCGCCACCTGGAGTACACGCTCCGCATCCGGCGCCGCATCTCCAACATCATGATTGCCCTCACCTGGGCACTCTCTGCCTTCATCTCCTTGGCCCCGCTGCTCTTTGGCTGGGGAGAGACTTACTCAGAGGACAGTGAGGAGTGCCAAGTCAGCCAGGAGCCTTCCTACACCATCTTCTCCACCTTTGGCGCCTTCTACCTGCCCCTCTGCGTGGTGCTCTTTGTCTACTGGAAGATCTACAAGGCCGCCAAGTTTCGAATCGGATCTCGGAAGAGCAACTCCATCACCCCCATTACACCAGAAGCCCTGGAGGTAGGTCAGCTCGGTTATATTTTGCTCTAGCCAACTGCTGGTAGCAGCCAAGCCCTTGCAGCAGTGGGCGAAACTCAAGAGCTAAAGCGTGCAAGCGAACAGCATCCCACCAAAGCCCTAACAGTCCTGGAGGCTTCCAAGGGAAAGTTGACTGCAAATCTTGCAAGCCCAGTCTTTTGACTCCTTCTGAGTCCCCAGCTGTGAGCACGCAAGGTGTAGCTAAAGCAACTTTGGGCCAGATTGCGAGCCGGAGCTCCACGTGGGCGTGCGGTGACTCACAGATGTCCCCCCGTGGAATGCTGAATCAGTGCTCGCAAGCATGAGTAAGGGGTCACCGTTCCTCCCGTGGGGAGGCGTGGGGGGGTGTGAATGGATGGGATCCCGTCTCCGCTGTGGACGATAACCTGGCAAGCAGCTGTGGCTTTGGGGAGGTTGTGAATTTACCCACACAGAAGACACATGTGCAGAGCATCCTTGTAAATCCTTCCTAATTGTGGCTGCATCGTGTCAGTTCATCCCAGGCACGGTGACTGTGCACTGTAAAGACTTcttgggaggaggaaggaaatgtATGCTCATTTTCTTGCCTCTCCTACCAAGGACTCTTAAATTTCATGAGTTCAGAGAAAGCAAGGAGACTTTCGTGCACGGCATGCGGGTGTCTGCCTGTTCTACCCATCTGATTGTAAATGGGGAAATAATCTTCTTGCGGTGCTGTGTGAGCAATTCCATGTGCCCATATATCACTGCTCTCTTAAGTTTCTAGCCTCACTCAAAAATAGTCTCTGTTACCCAGAAGAGAGTCATACAACCGATCATCTCCCCTCCATTAGAGCGTGACGTAGATGGCCCGTGTTTCCCCGTGAGCCCTGGCCATCACTTGCATGGTTTGGTTGTGTACCTGCTGTGTGGGATCAGCTGACTGAGGCACATATGGTGCAACttgtgtttgtgtttggcaGGTAAAAGAAGCTGCCCAGCAGCCACAGATGGTCTTCACTGTCCGTCATGCCACTGTTACGTTCCAGACGGACGGAGACACGTGGAgagagcagaaggagaagaaagctgCCCTCATGGTGGGCATCCTTATTGGGGTCTTCGTGCTCTGCTGGATCCCCTTCTTCATCACGGAGCTCATCAACCCCCTCTGCTCGTGCGACATCCCACCCATTTGGAAGAGTATTTTTCTATGGCTAGGCtattcaaattccttttttaacCCACTCATCTACACTGCTTTCAACAAAAACTACAACAATGCCTTCAGGAACCTATTCTTTAGACAGCACTGAGCAGAAAAAGctttccctctgccccaggaaGCTGATTTCAACTCTCAACGAATCCTACCAAACTCTTGAGGACGTTCAAAGCCACAGATACCGAGGTGATGCTAAAGGCGCATCCCCATGGGTCCTATGTCCCAGCAACAGTCCCGGTTCCTACGCAGACTCTCCATCCCAGCTCTAAGTCAGTTGCTACTTTTCCCGCAAACAGCATGTAAGGGTTTCTCcggccagcagcacagcactcTTCCTCCAGTGCCCCACTGCTTTCCTCCCGCCTACCTAGTGACCTTCTGGTTGGTGGCAGTAACGGTGCAGAGTCTTCTGGCAAAGAGTCATATTTGAAACTCTGGTTTGGCCCACTGCAAGTCTCTCACAGCAGTGATCAACTTTGTCCCATGTGCAAAGCTGGGACCCCTTCATGTCAGGAGGCTTTGTGATTATGTATGAAACTAGATATTTTATGGCTTGGTTGAAAAGGCCGTTTGTCTTGTCTTTTGCTGGTAGAGATTGTTAAGTGTTCGTATTTGGGGAATAAGCCCCTCAGTAAGGGTTAAAAGCAAACTCCACGTACAAAGCCTTTTCTCATGTGCTTTATCAACAACGAATTCTGCTATTTGCTATTGGATTCCGTGt
This Gavia stellata isolate bGavSte3 chromosome 6, bGavSte3.hap2, whole genome shotgun sequence DNA region includes the following protein-coding sequences:
- the HTR5A gene encoding 5-hydroxytryptamine receptor 5A, with the translated sequence MERPLNLSCFADTAPDAGNRSGSSAGPDGGRAHLSVFSVLVLTLLAMLVVATFLWNGLVLATILRVRTFHRVPHNLVASMAISDVMVAALVMPLSLVRELSGRRWRLGRSLCQVWISFDVLCCTASIWNVTAIALDRYWSITRHLEYTLRIRRRISNIMIALTWALSAFISLAPLLFGWGETYSEDSEECQVSQEPSYTIFSTFGAFYLPLCVVLFVYWKIYKAAKFRIGSRKSNSITPITPEALEVKEAAQQPQMVFTVRHATVTFQTDGDTWREQKEKKAALMVGILIGVFVLCWIPFFITELINPLCSCDIPPIWKSIFLWLGYSNSFFNPLIYTAFNKNYNNAFRNLFFRQH